In Arachis hypogaea cultivar Tifrunner chromosome 17, arahy.Tifrunner.gnm2.J5K5, whole genome shotgun sequence, a single window of DNA contains:
- the LOC112766520 gene encoding protein MIZU-KUSSEI 1, protein MPSVHSSPCYPMENPALASLLRHTTGAAEKRNKFSTGGLLKMFKLFPMLTSGCKMVALLGRPRKPMLKDSATTGTIFGYRKGRVSLAIQEDTRQMPMFLIELPMLTSALNKEMASDIVRIALESETKTNKKKLLEEFVWAVYCNGRKVGYSIRRKQLSDDELHVMQHLRGVSMGAGVLPSSNNNDKDNSLDGEMTYMRARFERVVGSKDSEALYMINPDGAQGPEFSIFFVRAH, encoded by the coding sequence ATGCCATCGGTGCATTCAAGCCCATGTTACCCAATGGAAAACCCAGCACTAGCATCCCTTCTCCGCCACACGACGGGCGCGGCGGAGAAGCGGAACAAATTCTCCACCGGGGGGCTCTTAAAGATGTTCAAGCTCTTCCCGATGCTGACGTCAGGTTGCAAAATGGTGGCACTGTTGGGAAGACCCCGTAAGCCTATGCTAAAGGACAGCGCAACAACGGGGACAATTTTCGGTTACCGGAAAGGGAGGGTGAGCCTTGCAATACAAGAGGACACGCGGCAAATGCCCATGTTCTTGATCGAGCTTCCCATGCTCACGAGCGCTCTCAACAAGGAGATGGCTTCGGACATAGTTCGCATCGCGCTGGAGAGCGAGACCAAGACCAACAAGAAGAAGCTTCTGGAAGAGTTTGTGTGGGCGGTGTACTGCAATGGAAGGAAAGTAGGGTACTCTATCAGGAGGAAGCAGCTCAGCGATGATGAGTTGCATGTTATGCAGCATCTTCGAGGAGTTTCCATGGGTGCAGGGGTGCTTCCTTCCTCTAATAACAATGACAAGGATAATAGTTTGGATGGTGAAATGACTTATATGAGAGCCCGCTTTGAGAGAGTCGTTGGTTCTAAGGATTCTGAAGCTTTGTATATGATTAATCCAGATGGTGCTCAAGGACCTGAGTTTAGTATCTTCTTTGTTAGAGCTCACTAA
- the LOC112763734 gene encoding uncharacterized protein, translated as MLKNSFHCAFVLVYGVHGRDEKIQVWEELSYIAGLCQVPCCFMGDFNEIVHVEERRGSAGLTRSAEDFKIWIQDMNLVDLPLTDRKFTWFRGHSCSRIDRVLVSLEWLEEFPEAHLRGGPRGLSDHCPLIVEGPLGRWHKANFGEIDKKITKFEEEIKKIDDMVSNGVYDGTLEARRKALVKCCERWYMRKEVHWKQMSRSRHVNDMDKNTRYFHNIASARRRNNRIDSLVINGRLVRNQARIKIAIREFYKELYH; from the exons ATGTTAAAAAATAGCTTCCACTGTGCGTTTGTCTTGGTCTATGGTGTACATGGTAGAGATGAGAAGATTCAAGTGTGGGAAGAGTTGAGTTATATAGCGGGGTTATGTCAGGTTCCTTGCTGCTTTATGGGAGACTTTAATGAAATAGTACATGTGGAGGAACGGAGAGGTTCTGCTGGGTTAACACGGTCTGCGGAAGATTTTAAGATCTGGATACAGGACATGAACTTAGTGGATCTGCCGCTCACCGACCGTAAGTTTACATGGTTTCGCGGGCATTCTTGTAGTCGCATAGATAGAGTTCTGGTCAGTCTGGAGTGGTTAGAAGAGTTCCCAGAGGCACATCTGCGAGGTGGACCAAGGGGTTTGTCAGACCACTGCCCTTTAATAGTGGAGG GACCGTTGGGAAGATGGCATAAGGCAAACTTTGGTGAAATAGACAAGAAGATTACAAAGTTTGAGGAAGAGATCAAGAAGATTGATGATATGGTTAGCAATGGAGTATATGATGGTACACTGGAGGCTAGAAGAAAGGCGCTGGTTAAGTGCTGTGAGCGCTGGTATATGAGAAAAGAAGttcattggaagcagatgtcgcgGTCTCGACACGTGAATGATATGGACAAAAATACAAGATACTTCCACAATATAGCATCAGCAAGAAGGCGGAACAATAGAATTGATTCTCTGGTCATCAACGGCAGGCTGGTTAGGAATCAGGCTAGAATCAAGATTGCCATCAGGGAGTTTTACAAGGAGTTATATCACTAG